TACCAATGCCCACAGCTTTGTGTCGGCGCAAGCATCCAACCAATTCCTGAAAACGACGCCCACGCCCCCACTATCCTGTCTTCGCGTTTTCCCCACGCGTACTCTCCCCATCTTTATGAATTGAATTCAATAGAATGTTCAATTGACACAGGTGTGATTGATTAGGtagggtttgttttttttatttaattttaaatataactttaacttttaatagtattaaatattaaattatttatatccttaatattattaaatattaggttatttatttttatagtattttatttatattaaatattaaaaaaaataataataataatttaaaatttgaaaacaaattatttttagtaaaaaaattaaaaaaacaaacactacttTAGTTTGTATTTGGATCAATttctaataagttttttttaataagattaatTAGGAGTACAACTTGGACGGGTTGATTCAACCTAACTCAGTGTTTAGATGggcataaataaatatttttattacttaaattgaatttagattaatttttcTCAATCCAAATGTGATTTTGGGTTGAACTCaaatcaatatttaaataattcgAGGTTAATCtgaaactaaatttaatatcctatataataatattgatttttttagatttaaaaaaatatcaaattataattatctcatttattttttttaaataatataagtttatattttttattatcttgaaaatttatcttatttattatttaaattgttatttaaaaaaaaatcaatatgaacaaatttttaattatgcaATCCAATAAAACCAAGGCTAAAAAAATGGATTGGATTGAGTTAGGATAGAGTATCTCGAATTAGAGGTCaaatttgattgattgtttttACATTTAGATTGTAGATTAATACgagtttttatattaatttatctaattttatctaataaaattataataaaataaaaattattaatttaatttttataagaatttttcaTTGTTGTTTAAAAATCATGGTATTAACTTTAATTTCACCTGttaactaaatttaaaaatagaaaattatggCAAAGGAGTGTCGGTTAAAATttccttaaattaatttttatccaGATCCATAAATAACCGGCTGTGGTCGGTGGCGGGGAGTTCTCTAGATGAAGAGCGTGTGGCGCACTCGCGAGTGAAGTACCATTCGTGAGCAAAGCACTGGTCTACAATATTTGTTATATAGGCCATCATTTCCACCAAAGCATCGGTACCAAACAAAGCTAAAACGACGTCGTGTTGGCACGCCAGATTTGATAATTGCCGGTGCACTTCGGCCCCTCTAAAGTAACTTAAATATTTACTCCATAGAAAAAACCTGGGAGTCGTCGTCAGCTATCTCcgctttttctaatttttctatttttttttcagacATTCTCAAATTTTTTCCGTCACTACCTCAGACTCAGATATTTCAGTCCCATGGCCGAGCCTTCTATACGAAATATGTGGCCGTTTCTTTTTTTCGGCATTACTCCGATTATCCCGCAGTTGACTTCTCCGGTAAgtcttatttttcatgaattttccTGTTTAGAGAAGTTTTTGGCTGATTCTTTTTTGTCAATTTTGTATGcagtttgcattttttttttcttttttttttcttttttttttgtggtggtGGTGGCATTGTGATGAATCTGTGGGAAATGTTCTTGATCTGATGTGGAAAtacagaaagaaaaattaaattttgtgaaGTGTTTCGGTACTGAAGAAAATGTTGCAGTCTCGTTTTACTGAGATTGGGATGCTTTTGGTGTGGAATAAGCTTCAAACAGatcttgttttggtttttcaaagCGTTGTATTGCTGATTTAGCTTTCGTTTTGCACGTGCATTTTGCTCAGCTGAGAGTCTCAGGAGAgattctttttagtttttattttgcaGTCTTTgagttccatttttttcttgaagtttATGTGTTGCTTTCCTTCATTTCCGAAGCTtctactatttaattttttttcttaattttttactcTCATAATTTAATGGGTTTTCATGTGAATGCATTTATTTTCtgagtctttctttctttttttttttttttctttttgttgttgttgttgttggggACGATCTTAAATAAGCCGACCGTGCTGCTCTTTAATCCTTTCTTGAAAAGTAGATTTCTCTAGCTGCTTGGTTTccgagaaaatgtaggaaaagtaaagaaaaaaattggagtttaatgtttttctttttaagaaaatggaaaCCTGGACTCAACTGAACTGCATGGGCTGTATAGGGCTCAGTTTGGTGGAGTTTTCTGTTTCCTATCTCTCTGTTTGGATCTTAGAGAGAGGAGGCAAAGGAAagtcaattaaaatatttcaaatgaatTAATTTCTCAACTTATTTTCTGTAGTTTTCCTTTGGACTGGTTCCATTGTACTCTGGAGATCCAAATTTGAGATCAGAGCTTTCTCTtgttttcttacattttcctaGCAACCAACTAAATACATAGTACTACAATATTGGAAAAGCTTCTTTGAGAGCATACTGTCAACTGGCTTTTGCCATCTACATATAGAATATATTATTTCTGGTTCAAGAATTTTTCTGCTGAAGCATGGGTTTTATTCTCTCACTCAGGAGCCTTGTGAATGAATATATATCTTAAACACATTGGTGCGGCATTCCCCGTCAAAGAATTACCAGTATTCTGCAACCATGGTTCTAGGGGTGAGAACAAACAACAGAAAAAGTGGCTCAGTTCACGTAGATTATCTAATCCATATTCAGGAGATTAAGCCTTGGCCACCATCTCAATCTCTGAGGTCCCAACGTGCTGTCCTGATCCAATGGGAACATGGTGATCGGACTTCTGGGTCTACGAGCTCTGTCATACCTGCACTGGGGTCTGGTATTGGTGATGGGAAAATTGAATTCAACGAGTCTTTTCGGCTGTCTGTGACTTTAGTCAGGGAATTTGCCCTCAAAAGTGGGGATGCTGATACCTTCCACAAAAATTGCTTAGATTTTAATTTGTATGAGCCACGGAGGGATAAGACTGTGAGAGGTCAGCTGTTAGGAACTGCCATTCTAGACTTGGCAGACTATGGCATTATTAGGGAAATCTCAAGCATAAGTATTCCCATGAATTGCAAGAGGAGCTTTAGGAACACTGCTCAACCAGTTTTATTCCTTAAAATCCAGCCAGTTGATAAAGGTCGCACCAGTTCCTCATCAAGGGACAACCTGTTAAAAGAAGCATCCCTTCACAAGACCGGTGGAGAGTCTGTTTCTGCTTTGATCAATGAAGAATATGCTGAGGAAGCTGAGATCACCTCCTCTACTGATGATGATGTTTCCTCACACTCATCTCTGGCTGTTTCCACTGCTGTCCAGTCTAATGGGGGTTTACCacatcaaaatgaaaaggtATTTGTACTTGTTTAATTCATTCTGTTTTcttattgatttgaaatattcACTCTGATCCTATTTTGACTGAAGTCTGGACTGGTTTTGTTATGTGCAACCCTTTTCTGGTACCTTGAGCAGTTTATTATGTTCTGAGAAATTTGATGTATGCATAAGTTGCTCGCCTCCCAGTTAGGGAAATCAAAGTTGGAGTGTCTTGCCTAAATGGAGTCCATTATCTGATCTAAACGTTCGGGAAGAATTATTCATGAATCTAGTTTTTATCTTGTTAAATTAGTATACAAAGTTCTTGTTAAATGGCAAACTGGCATTTGAATTTCAGAATGGGTCAGAGAGGGTGAATAATAACACAGGAGGCGGTAATGAGGAACAAGCCTCAGATTCAAAGCTGAGACTCACAAATTCGGACACGACACCAATAATTGAACCACATCCAAGTCTGGAGGGGAATTCATCTTGCATGTCATCAATAGACTTGTCTTCTGATCTGGGGAGCCCTGTAAATGGTCATCCTTCTTTACCTGACTCCCCTGAGTCTAGTACATCAACTCCAAAAAGGATTCTTACCCTCAGCAGTCATTCGTCTTCCTCATCCATAGTTTATGAAAGAATGGAAGAAGAGTCTAATACCAGCATCCGAAGCAATGACCATGAAGATTTGCCCCGGGAGGCTCATGAAAAGGTTCCTAGTGGCAAAACTGAAACTGGTGGTAATGCTAAACAGAGCACCGGGGAGAAAATATCAAATGGTTTTCTAGCCAAAGTGGCATCCCCTGGCATCAACTCCCATGCAGTTGAGAAATTGAGTTTTGCAAATTCTGCTAATTCTCAAGCAAATAGAGAGGAGGATGAAGAGGAAGTGAGGAGGCCCATAAAAAATGGCCTGGAGGAAGGTGTAACTACTGACAATGGTCCCATGGAGGACAGAGATGGAAAGGAACAAAAAGAATATAGACAGGAAAGAGAAAACTTGGAAGAGAAAGAGCATTCTATAGAAGAGGAACCATCTAATAGAGTTTCACTAGATGCTACCAGAAAGCAAGCCTCATCAGGAAGTGATACACTTTCTTTCAGCTGGGGAAATCATGAACTGAAGAGCAATATCCTAAGTAGTGATAGATTAAAACATGTGAAATCTGTTCGATCGTCATCAGACTCAGCTAGAAGCAACAATTTGGTGGGTAGTAATCAGTTCATTGAAGAAGCAAAGGAAGTTGGAGTTCTGGGAGATAGACAGAATGGAGCAAGAGGCTTCATAGGCAGCGGAAGAAAAGACACTATAATCTATACGGAGACAAGAAACACCTTTTCTGAAAGAAAAATACAGCAATTGGAGGACAAAATAAAGATGCTTGAGGGAGAATTGAGAGAAGCTGCTGCCATAGAGGCAGCTCTTTACTCAGTTGTTGCTGAGCATGGAAGTTCCATGAATAAGGTACATGCCCCAGCTCGGCGCCTATCTAGGATGTATCTTCATGCTTGCAGAGAGAGTTCACAATCAAGGAGAGCCAGTGCAGCTAGAAGTGCTGTTTCAGGATTAGCTTTGGTTGCAAAAGCATGTGGCAATGATGTTCCAAGGTATTTCAGAATCATGCTATTTTCCGCATTTCCCTCAAGCATCCTTCTTTGTCTAGTCTTTATCATTTATTCTTGTTACTATTTTGAAGTGATAAACCCCTTAAGCTTATAGCAGGTTAAGTTGACTTTGCTCAAAAGGTTTCCACTTCTCATGGTGGACTGGAACTTGAATCTTCTTACTTAATTGATCGAGGATATTAGAGGGCATCTTCCATAATACAACTAAAAATAGTCCACTGAAAGATGTTTGACAGCTTCACAGCTGTGTGGCTTGGTTTACCTTTCTGTGGATTCTACCCAAACTACTGCTTTATAAGCAGGATGTTAAAGCCTATTTCCAGAATTTTCATAACCCAACGAAACCTCAGTCCTAACTACAAGCGGTAGTATCTTCAGagcttatttgttttttcatccTTGAATGCAGGTTGACCTTTTGGTTGTCAAATGCTGTTGTGTTGAGAGCAATTATAAGCCAAGCCATTGGGATCCCAAGGCAAAAACTTTCTGCAGGATCTTCCATCGAAAGGAATGGCATTGGAAAAGGAAATAACCAGAGATTATCTCCACTAAAATGGAAGGAATTCCCCCCCAGCAGTAAGGAAAACAAGAATGCTTCAAGTCTTGGTGACTGGAAAGACCCATATACATTAATATCTGCACTAGAAAAGCTTGAAGCTTGGATCTTCTCCCGAATTATTGAGTCTGTCTGGTGGCAGGTCATTCCTCCATATCCCCCTCTTCTGTTGAATTTTTCTGTAAATGCAAGATATCAAAAACTTTCTTTTCAAAGCAGATCACAATTTCTAATTATTACCTGATCtgcctctctctccctctctcagACTTTGACTCCACACATGCAATCTGCTGCTATGAAAGAAATTTATGGAGATACAGATTCTGATTCAAGGAAAAGCTATGGAAGGACTTCTGGTTCATCTGACCAGGAGCAAGTGAATTTTGCCTTAGACCTTTGGAAGAAAGCTTTCAAGGATGCCTGTGAAAGACTTTGTCCTGTTCGAGCAGGAGGACATGAGTGTGGCTGCTTGCCTGTGCTGGCTAGCTTGGTAACTATAAATTGCATTTTTCCTGTCATGATTTGCATGTGGAGAACGGGGGAAGGAAAATGCTGTGGCTATATTGTTATGTAAACCTATGACACTATATGATATTTTGGCATCTATAGGAACATGAACacatagaataaaaattttagaaaaatgtgAAACTACATTAGCACTTCATAATTAAATGATGCAAGCAGCAAAATCCTACCTTTTAGACATGATTGATCACAAGAGCTCTTACATTGAGAGTTTAGTCCCGGTATAGCACACAAAATAATTTGTGGCCTCAACATGATCTCTCAGTGAGTGCCAAAACTTTGATCCAGTTATTCCACGTGGTAAGTTGATTGTCTTTGATATGTATAGCTATCATATCCAGTTATCAGCAATGAAATTCTTCCTTTGTAGAAAAAAATCCCTAGAACTATATTTCAGTTGATTAGATATTTTGATTAAACAGTCATGTGCAGGGTCTGTAGTTTTCTGCTTCAACTAAACTATGTTAGAAAACTCTGTTTGTGTTTGTATGCTTAATTGGTAGGCAAttctttattgaaaaaatatgcaTTTGTGGCTGTGTCCTGTGTTTGTGTGCCAGATTGGTTGGTGAATCACCTACAATTCTTCAGCAGAAATTGGTATTTAATGCAAATTCATGGTTGTTTTTCAAGTGATAACATCTCCTATCAACATTTTCTATAGCCAAGTTATTGCTTTATTAATAGTCCCATTTTAGTTTGAACTGTAAACTAATGAAGCTTCATTTCTTACTCTAGAAATTTGACATTAGGATGTGCCTCTGTCATGTGTCTAGGTAATGGAGCAATGTGTGGTTAGACTAGATGTGGCTATGTTCAATGCTATTCTTCGTGAATCTGTTGACGAGATCCCAACAGATCCTGTATCTGATCCCATTAGTGATTCCAAAGTTCTTCCCATTCCTGCTGGGAAA
Above is a genomic segment from Vitis riparia cultivar Riparia Gloire de Montpellier isolate 1030 chromosome 14, EGFV_Vit.rip_1.0, whole genome shotgun sequence containing:
- the LOC117929827 gene encoding uncharacterized protein LOC117929827, producing MVLGVRTNNRKSGSVHVDYLIHIQEIKPWPPSQSLRSQRAVLIQWEHGDRTSGSTSSVIPALGSGIGDGKIEFNESFRLSVTLVREFALKSGDADTFHKNCLDFNLYEPRRDKTVRGQLLGTAILDLADYGIIREISSISIPMNCKRSFRNTAQPVLFLKIQPVDKGRTSSSSRDNLLKEASLHKTGGESVSALINEEYAEEAEITSSTDDDVSSHSSLAVSTAVQSNGGLPHQNEKNGSERVNNNTGGGNEEQASDSKLRLTNSDTTPIIEPHPSLEGNSSCMSSIDLSSDLGSPVNGHPSLPDSPESSTSTPKRILTLSSHSSSSSIVYERMEEESNTSIRSNDHEDLPREAHEKVPSGKTETGGNAKQSTGEKISNGFLAKVASPGINSHAVEKLSFANSANSQANREEDEEEVRRPIKNGLEEGVTTDNGPMEDRDGKEQKEYRQERENLEEKEHSIEEEPSNRVSLDATRKQASSGSDTLSFSWGNHELKSNILSSDRLKHVKSVRSSSDSARSNNLVGSNQFIEEAKEVGVLGDRQNGARGFIGSGRKDTIIYTETRNTFSERKIQQLEDKIKMLEGELREAAAIEAALYSVVAEHGSSMNKVHAPARRLSRMYLHACRESSQSRRASAARSAVSGLALVAKACGNDVPRLTFWLSNAVVLRAIISQAIGIPRQKLSAGSSIERNGIGKGNNQRLSPLKWKEFPPSSKENKNASSLGDWKDPYTLISALEKLEAWIFSRIIESVWWQTLTPHMQSAAMKEIYGDTDSDSRKSYGRTSGSSDQEQVNFALDLWKKAFKDACERLCPVRAGGHECGCLPVLASLVMEQCVVRLDVAMFNAILRESVDEIPTDPVSDPISDSKVLPIPAGKSSFGAGAQLKNVIGNWSRWLTDLFGMDEDDLLEEGNDDIEDERQDVLFKSFHLLNALSDLMMLPKDMLLSRSIRKEVCPTFGAPLIRRVLDNFVPDEFCPDPIPGVVFEALDSEDPFEAGEDSITNFPCIAAPIVYAPPPAASLASILGEVGNQSHLRRSNSSVLRKSHTSDDELEELNSPLSSIISDGFRPSPVPTKSNWKSRANGSQNDVRYQLLREVWMDSE